A single genomic interval of Verrucomicrobiota bacterium harbors:
- a CDS encoding DUF2059 domain-containing protein has translation MVVASTSFLEIKAQDGYDKINVDKLDLINKYFKASGLEYTLRKQWEKSFQRLDDYKPEVDELKNLKEQFSLNSLTQELAPIFDKSFTSSELKSIIIFYESEAGQKLALERQSISLKLNEVANKWEMNMSNSFLKNRLEKAAENNPSLRKMIENMENKKQK, from the coding sequence ATGGTAGTAGCTTCTACCAGTTTCTTAGAGATAAAAGCCCAAGATGGATATGATAAGATAAATGTAGATAAATTAGATTTAATAAACAAATATTTTAAAGCGTCTGGACTAGAATACACTCTGAGAAAACAATGGGAAAAATCATTCCAGAGATTAGATGATTACAAACCTGAAGTGGATGAACTCAAGAATCTTAAAGAGCAATTTTCTCTAAACTCACTAACTCAAGAGCTAGCCCCAATTTTTGATAAAAGCTTTACCAGCAGCGAGCTTAAATCTATTATAATTTTCTATGAGAGCGAAGCAGGTCAAAAACTTGCTTTAGAGCGTCAAAGCATTTCCCTTAAGCTTAATGAGGTCGCTAACAAATGGGAAATGAATATGTCCAACAGCTTTCTCAAGAACCGACTAGAAAAAGCAGCCGAAAACAATCCAAGCTTAAGAAAAATGATCGAAAACATGGAAAATAAAAAACAAAAATAA